From the genome of Drosophila melanogaster chromosome 2L, one region includes:
- the bru2 gene encoding bruno 2, isoform F — MMLQSLSLHADKLSGNSPAAAAATGAAAATSEATAVASAAAATTMLATAPVAHVANGNNSNSSAGSSSNSNSSSNNHSLYSNNNLNTGNNSQQQQQQQQQHPQILPVKYEYLENLTSSGATSGAIAATTTFTGAAKSFHPYLRPTGSGSNSNNSIAALSTTTAATAAKMSTTLFETLLHNQINSSPIALPAATAIAAISAAATAATATPGTAATAAAAAAAAPSTQLNSSINSRTSLGDQGGAIVVVTPAPPVAAPPTGGPNRNQSPTRDCSVKMELMESTSPDSIKDQPDADNIKMFVGQIPKTWDETRLRQMFEQFGPVHTLNVLRDKVTSISRDAPSHSDEAGG; from the exons ATGATGTTGCAATCCTTGAGTCTGCACGCGGATAAACTAAGCGGCAattcaccagcagcagcagcagcaactggagcagcagcagcaacatcagaggcaacagcagtagcatccgcagcagcagcaacaacaatgcttGCAACGGCACCTGTTGCCCATGTTGCtaatggcaacaacagcaattcGAGtgccggcagcagcagcaacagcaacagcagcagcaacaaccacagccTCTACAgcaataacaatttaaatacagGCAACAatagccagcagcagcagcagcagcagcagcaacatccgcAAATACTGCCGGTCAAGTACGAGTATTTAGAGAATCTAACGAGCTCGGGCGCAACTTCAGGTGCCATTGCAGCGACAACAACTTTCACGGGAGCTGCGAAAAGTTTTCATCCCTATTTGCGGCCCACcggcagtggcagcaacagcaacaacagcatcgCAGCATTATCtacaacaacggcagcaacagcggcTAAAATGTCGACAACATTGTTTGAGACACTCTTGCACAACCAAATAAATTCCAGCCCAATAGCACTGCCAGCAGCAACGGCAATCGCAGCAAtatctgcagcagcaacagcagcaacagcaacaccaggCACCGCAGCAACCgcagcagctgccgctgcagcagcaccGTCAACGCAGCTGAATTCCAGCATTAATTCCAGAACTTCATTAGGCGACCAGGGTggtgcaattgttgttgttacccCCGCACCACCCGTTGCTGCACCACCAACTGGCGGCCCAAATCG CAACCAAAGTCCCACGCGTGACTGCTCGGTCAAAATGGAGCTCATGGAATCGACCAGCCCGGATTCGATCAAGGATCAGCCGGATGCGGACAATATCAAGATGTTCGTGGGCCAAATACCGAAGACCTGGGACGAGACGAGGCTACGCCAAATGTTCGAGCAGTTCGGACCCGTTCACACACTGAATGTGCTACGGGACAAGGTCACATCGATTAGCCGAG ATGCACCATCCCATTCAGATGAAGCCGGCGGATAG
- the CG17010 gene encoding uncharacterized protein, with protein MGKKLDVVVFGTANIEYITYVPELPKPGELVAGTYMETCFGGKGANQCVAAAKLGASTVLVAKLGKDESGDDYLNHLQQHEVDVTHVQQVENNPTGMSEIAVSENGDQYKINVAGANVFLTAKDVTRAKKSFQDAKVLLCQLETDMNATMCALRQFKGVSLLHMSPMRKDIPNAMIGLPTILVANQEAAANLTDMEEVLTPDQARKAAETLIAKGAKSVIITMGEQGAVYMSKKSKDMCTHVPASDVPHLADPSGAGDAFMGSLAYHIARFPKLSTEHHISAAHSCAAYSMGRRGTQPSFPGKESAKSDLCYSTPTFSVIPPSSPQHEDDNMVTKTPPPSMVVPTPEEAHSQKEVVEEPQKPAPPPPEDPVVEAPPPTTSEEPPKAVETSNEPPKPAETTDEPPKPAETADQAPVKPVETANEPPANKA; from the exons ATGGGAAAGAAGCTGGATGTGGTTGTCTTCGGGACGGCAAACATCGAATATATAAC ATATGTCCCGGAATTGCCGAAACCCGGTGAACTTGTCGCCGGAACGTACATGGAGACCTGTTTCGGTGGCAAGGGAGCCAATCAGTGTGTGGCAGCTGCCAAATTGGGGGCCTCCACCGTCCTGGTCGCCAAGTTGGGCAAGGACGAATCGGGCGATGACTACCTAAACCACCTGCAACAGCACGAGGTTGATGTGACGCACGTCCAGCAGGTGGAGAACAATCCCACGGGCATGAGTGAAATCGCGGTTTCTGAGAATGGAGATCAGTACAAGATCAACGTGGCTGGTGCGAATGTATTTCTCACGGCCAAGGATGTGACCCGGGCTAAGAAGTCCTTTCAGGATGCGAAGGTGCTTCTCTGCCAACTGGAAACGGATATGAATGCCACCATGTGTGCGTTGCGTCAGTTCAAGGGGGTTTCCCTGCTCCACATGTCGCCAATGCGAAAAGATATTCCAAATGCCATGATTGGCTTGCCTACTATTCTGGTTGCGAATCAAGAGGCAGCTGCCAACCTAACCGATATGGAAGAAGTGTTAACCCCTGATCAGGCGCGAAAAGCAGCTGAAACTCTTATCGCAAAGGGAGCCAAGAGCGTGATCATTACCATGGGCGAGCAAGGAGCCGTTTACATGTCCAAGAAGAGCAAAGATATGTGCACCCATGTGCCCGCCTCCGATGTGCCGCACTTGGCCGATCCCTCGGGTGCCGGTGATGCCTTTATGGGCAGCTTGGCCTATCACATAGCTCGATTTCCCAAACTGTCCACAGAACATCATATCAGTGCGGCACACTCCTGCGCCGCCTACTCCATGGGCCGCCGCGGCACTCAGCCAAGTTTTCCGGGCAAGGAAAGCGCCAAAAGTGACCTATGCTATTCGACGCCCACGTTTAGTGTCATTCCACCTTCTAGTCCGCAACATGAAGATGATAATATGGTAACAAAGACGCCACCGCCTTCAATGGTAGTCCCTACGCCCGAAGAAGCACACTCCCAAAAGGAAGTTGTGGAAGAACCGCAAAAACCTGCACCTCCTCCACCGGAGGATCCGGTTGTGGAAGCACCTCCACCAACGACCTCCGAGGAACCTCCGAAAGCAGTGGAAACCTCCAATGAACCTCCAAAGCCTGCGGAGACCACTGATGAACCTCCAAAGCCTGCGGAGACCGCAGATCAAGCTCCTGTGAAACCCGTGGAGACTGCTAATGAGCCACCTGCCAACAAAGCATAA